The Daucus carota subsp. sativus chromosome 7, DH1 v3.0, whole genome shotgun sequence genome window below encodes:
- the LOC108194031 gene encoding probable indole-3-acetic acid-amido synthetase GH3.1: MAVDSTISSPLGPPACEKDAKALQFIEEMTKNADSVQEKVLEQILSRNAETEYLSKFDLKGATDRHTYKSKVPVVNYEDLQPYIQRISNGDRSPILSSHPISEFLTSSGTSAGERKLMPTIAEEWDRRQKLYSLLMPVMNLYVPNLNQGKGLYFLFIKAETLTPSGLVARPVLTSYYKSSQFRTRPYDPYNVYTSPDETILCANSFQSMYSQMLCGLIMRLEVLRMGAVFASGLVRAVKFLQLNWRQLAQDIATGTLSSEITDPSVRECIAGILKPDPELAQFITDECSGENWEGIIVRIWPNTKYLDVIVTGAMAQYIPTLDYYSNELPKYCTMYASSECYFGLNLKPVCMPSEVSYTIMPNMGYFEFLPHDDQSAALSRDSPPRLLDLSELVVGKEYELVISTYAGLCRYRVGDILRVTGFYNSAPQFKFLRRKNVLLSIDADKTNEEELQTAIDNASVLLREFNTSIVEYTSFSDTKTIPGHYVIYWELLVKDLANSPSREVLNQCCLAMEESFNTVYRQGRVADNSIGPLEIRVVKNGTFEELMDYAISRGASINQYKVPRCVSFTPIMELLDSRLISSHFSPAAPKWTPERRR; the protein is encoded by the exons ATGGCTGTTGACTCAACGATCTCGTCTCCGCTAGGCCCTCCGGCCTGCGAAAAAGACGCCAAGGCTCTTCAATTCATCGAAGAAATGACCAAAAATGCCGACTCGGTTCAGGAAAAAGTTTTGGAACAAATTTTGAGCCGAAATGCTGAGACGGAGTATCTCAGCAAATTCGATCTCAAGGGTGCAACAGATCGCCACACTTACAAATCCAAAGTACCTGTCGTCAATTACGAAGATCTTCAGCCTTACATCCAGCGGATCTCTAATGGAGATCGCTCTCCTATCTTGTCATCCCATCCCATTTCCGAGTTTCTGACTAG TTCGGGGACTTCTGCCGGCGAGAGAAAGCTGATGCCAACGATCGCCGAAGAATGGGATCGTAGACAGAAGCTTTATAGCCTTCTCATGCCTGTCATGAACCT TTACGTCCCGAATCTGAATCAAGGGAAGGGATTGTACTTTCTGTTCATAAAGGCGGAGACTCTGACTCCAAGTGGATTAGTGGCACGTCCAGTGTTGACCAGCTACTACAAAAGTTCACAGTTCAGGACCAGGCCATATGACCCTTACAATGTTTACACGAGCCCTGATGAAACTATTCTCTGTGCTAATTCCTTCCAGAGCATGTACTCTCAGATGCTCTGTGGCCTTATTATGCGCCTGGAAGTTCTTCGAATGGGGGCTGTTTTCGCCTCGGGGCTTGTCAGAGCTGTCAAGTTCCTCCAGCTCAATTGGAGGCAATTGGCTCAAGACATTGCAACCGGAACGCTGAGCTCTGAAATAACTGACCCGTCTGTCAGGGAGTGTATTGCGGGGATATTGAAGCCTGATCCGGAACTTGCTCAGTTTATTACTGACGAATGCTCGGGTGAGAATTGGGAAGGGATCATTGTGAGGATTTGGCCTAATACGAAGTATCTGGATGTTATTGTCACGGGTGCTATGGCTCAATACATTCCTACGCTTGATTATTACAGTAATGAGTTGCCTAAATATTGCACCATGTATGCATCTTCCGAATGCTATTTCGGGCTCAATCTGAAGCCTGTTTGCATGCCATCTGAGGTTTCTTATACCATTATGCCGAATATGGGCTACTTTGAGTTTCTACCTCATGATGATCAGTCTGCCGCTCTGTCACGTGACTCTCCCCCGCGTCTTCTTGATCTTTCTGAACTAGTTGTGGGGAAGGAGTATGAGCTGGTGATCTCAACTTATGCAGGGCTGTGTCGGTACAGAGTTGGTGACATTCTCCGCGTCACTGGATTCTACAATTCAGCCCCTCAGTTCAAGTTCCTCAGGAGGAAGAATGTTTTACTCAGCATCGACGCAGACAAGACCAACGAGGAAGAGCTGCAAACCGCAATCGacaatgcctcggttttgttaCGTGAATTCAACACGAGCATTGTCGAATACACAAGTTTCAGTGACACAAAAACCATCCCGGGGCACTACGTTATTTACTGGGAGCTCCTGGTGAAAGACTTAGCCAATTCACCAAGCCGCGAGGTGCTAAACCAATGCTGTTTAGCAATGGAAGAGTCCTTCAACACAGTGTACCGACAAGGCCGTGTCGCTGATAACTCAATCGGGCCACTCGAAATCAGGGTGGTGAAGAACGGCACATTTGAGGAGCTCATGGACTACGCAATCTCAAGAGGCGCATCAATCAACCAGTACAAAGTCCCAAGGTGCGTTAGCTTCACACCAATCATGGAACTCCTCGACTCGAGACTAATTTCATCTCACTTCAGCCCAGCAGCACCGAAATGGACCCCAGAACGACGACGTTGA